A segment of the Manihot esculenta cultivar AM560-2 chromosome 13, M.esculenta_v8, whole genome shotgun sequence genome:
tagggccgggcaatagctccgatttacgaagtcctgtggtgcccataatagggccgggcaatacgaagtcctgtggtgcccaaaatagggccgggcatggagctgagggatttttgggtcggtccgtccatgatgtgaaatgtttgtgcaatgatgcattccattatagcatgttttaaatttttttttttttttttttatagttctactcactgggcatctagctcacccctctcccctaaccccccaggtttgcaggtacgggattgatagagaagaaaagttttaaatatttttatgtatgacgttgatcatgtatgggattaagcaggtttacaggtatatgttaggcttgctacgggtcccggcggccttatgccgatctggatcctagcgccagtagcggtccggatttccggggcgttacagcttTCTACACATTCTATAAATAAAGAAAGCCAATCTTCTCGAACTGAATCTTGTATGTATgctagtaatattgttgattggCATGATAGACTAGGGCATGCATCCCTTGGGAAACTCAAACATATTGATGTGCTTAAACACACTAAGGGTACTCCTTTACAGTGCCAAACCTGTCCCCAAGCCAAGCAGGCCAGGTTACCCTTTTCCCTTAGTACCACTGTTGCTAAGGAACCTTTTGATCTCCTCCACATAGATATTTGGGGCCCTTATAACATAGAAAGTGTCACAGGAGCAAAATACTTtctcactttagttgatgacaATACCAGGGCCACCTGGACCTTCTTAATGCGCCTTAAAAGTCAAACTGTTCATATCTTATCTACATTTCTGAATATGGTGCAAACTCACTTCAATGCCTCTGTCAAGACAATAAGGACAGATAACAGATGTGAATTTCTTAGTAATGATTGCTCTAGACTGTTAAATCAAAAGGGCATAATACATCAAAGATCTTGTCCTCACACTCCTCAACAAAATGGAGTGGTTGAGAGAAAGCACAGACATCTTTTAGACATGGCTAGAGCTCTCAAAATACACTCTCATGTCCCACACACTTTTTGGTCTGAATGTGTCCTTACTGCCACCTATCTAATAAACAGACTTCCTATGGCCCAATTTGGGTGGCAGAGCCCTTATGAGCGTCTCTATGGGAAAGCCCCTGATTATTTCCATCCAAAAAAATTTGGATGCCTTTGTTTTGCCACCAAAACAAACACTCACAAAGACAAATTTGGTACCAAGTCCATTAAGGCAGCCTTTATTGGTTATGCCAGTAATCACAAAGCTTACAAACTCTATGATCTAGCTACTGGTGCTATCTTTGTTAGCCGTGATGTTGTGTTCTATGAACACATTTTTCCCTTTAGCACACAATCTCTGCAACCCCCTGTGGTGCTGCCTATTCCCATACCTGATTCAGAGCCTGTCACATCTATATCCTCACCTTCTCAGCCTTCTCCTGATCTCTCTGGCCTCCGAAGGTCTTCCAGAGCCATTAAACCACCAGCGTGGCTGGATGACTTTGTTGCCACGGCAATCACCACTGTCCATCCTCCCATTTCCACCATTCACCTTTCACCTTCATATCAAACATATGTCCTGAACATTTCTCGCATTCCAGAACCTGCCACCTACATTCAGGCATCCCAAAATACTGATTGggttaatgcaatgcaacatgaaTTGCATGCCCTCAAACAGAATAACACCTGGATCCTTACAACCCTTCCTAAAGGCAAGAAAGCCATAGGTTGTAAATGGGTCTATAAGGTCAAATGTAAACCAAATGGTGACATTGATAGATTCAAAGCCCGGTTGGTCGCCAAGGGTTACAATCAAATTGAAGGTCTTGATTATAAAGACCGGTTTTCTCCTGTAGCCAAATTGGCTACAGTTCGTATTCTCATAGCCCTTGCTACTCATAAACAATGGCCTGTGTTTCAACTTGACATAAACAATGCTTTCTTACATGGCACCTTAGATGAGGAAGTCTATATGCTTCCACCACAGGGTTATGATAAGGCTCTGCCCGGGCAAGTCTGCCTCCTCCAGAAGTCCTTATATGGACTTAAACAGGCTTCTCGGCAATGGAATCTTGAGTTTACAAGTTTTTTGCAGACACTAGGTTTCACCCAATCTGCCCATGACTACTGCCTGTTTGTTAAATGCACTACTGACTATTTTTGGCCTTGTtaatatatgtggatgacattctTCTTACTGGTACCTCTACTGTTGCTATGACTGAGGTTAAAAATGCTTTACATTCCAAGTTCACCATTAAAGACTTGGGGTTTCTGAAATACTTTCTTGGCCTAGAAGTGGCCAGATCATCTACTGCTACTCTTTTAAGCCAAACCAAGTATATTTCTGATATTTTGAGGGATGCTGGTATGCACTCATGCAAACCAGCCTCCTTTCCCTTGCCTAAAGGGATGCATCTCTCTCTGGACACAGGAGATATTCTTCCTGAACCCCATGCTTACAGACGTCTAATTGGGAGGTTGCTATATGTTAATCTTACACGCCTGACCTCAGTTATGCTGTCCAGCATCTGAGCCAGTTCATGCATCAACCCCGCAAGCCTCATTGGGAGGCTGCCATTCATGTCCTTCGCTACTTGAAAGGCACTATACATCAAGGGCTATGCTTTCCTGTTACTGCCACCATGCCTCTCACAGCTTACTGTGATTCTGATTGGGCCTCCTGCTCCTTTTCGCGCAAATCTCTCACTGGATTCTGCATTTTCTTTGGATCCTCATTGGTTTCTTGGAAAACCAAGAAACAACCCACTGTCTCAAAATCATCCGCTGAGGCGGAATATCGTGCTATGACAAGTACTGCTTGTGAATTATTGTGGATTTCTTATATTCTTCAAGACTTGCAGGTGCCTACTCAGCTGCCAATCCCTCTCCACTGTGACAATCAGGCTGCCTTGCATATCGCTACTAATCCGGTGTTTCATGAACGTACAAAACACATTTCGATTGACTGCCACATTGTCCGTGAGCAGCTTCAGCGGGGCTTCATTCACCCTTCGCATGTTTCCACCACTGCTCAACTTGCAGACCTGCTCACCAAGCCTTTATCTTCTGATCAGCATCACCACCTTTGTTCCAAGTTGCCCCTGGTCTCCATCCCAGTTCCAACTTGCAGGGGGCGTGAAGAGAATGCAAGATAATCATAGTTTAGTTGATATATTGTTTTGTTTTATTCTTTACTGTCTTATGGGCATAATTGTCCTTTTATAATCTGAGCACCTGTTAGGCTCCACGTGAGGAGTATATAAGCTCCTCTAAAACTAAGTATCGGTATTATCTTACTCTTGTAAAAATTCATTACATCttgaataaaaggaaaaaggcatgcttctccttctttctcttcacaatatgaaaatattaaaataaataaaataaaattagtttatcaaaatttcatttaaaattacagttcctataatatttaattaaagaaaaaaaaagtttccaATAATCAATGAAACAACTAAAAGCATGTGTACACATATAAATTCTAAAACATATGCTATTAATCGAAATTGAATGCTTTTAGaaacttcaaattttaattttctgattatttttatattagataataattatttttacatgGTTATCTTACATACTCGTAATTTAACATAATTTCATGTTTATAATTAAGTTAATTATTGTAACCTAGAAACAAAAATTTTCcattaaattacttttaaattctGAATATCTGGGAAAAAGTATGgtggataaaaattataggaCTGAGTAATATTCAACTTATAAAATGGGATGACTCATCGCCTAACAATCATGTTGATAAGAAGATTGCTCATTTAAATTACGTATATAAAGTTATCATAAGATTATCAAAGACAAACTATAAGTTAAGAAATGAAGAGGCAAAGACATTCTAAGTTTATACTAAATTTCTATAGAATTTCTCTTATACTTAATTTATCTGTCTCAACAAGTACAATGGCCTTTGgtctataataaaaaaatatatcgcTTATCCCGCACTTGCTTTTTAAAGACATGAAATTAACACTACGCTTTAGGTTTAGGAAAAGAATGAGTGTGAAAAGTTTAAATCTAAATAAGTGTGCATTTAAATGGTTGTTATAACTTTTTGCAGATGAATATAGCTGTTCTGATTATATTTGTTTTATATTTGGAATGACAAATAACTATGCTTTATtgttaaatttatcaatatataAGTTATCTTATGGTggtaaataaaatatcatagtccattttttttaaatatatttttcaaattgctAGTTCTTTAAtcataaaatatcaaataagtaATATAAATTGTAAATGACtactaattataattaatatattaaaaataattaatgattatataaaaatatatttttttataatcatatgaaaaaaagtaaaaataacttactgaatatttttattttttttatttttttaaattataaaaaataatttataatcaaaTATTTGATACTCATGTAAACATTTATCAGTCGGATTTCAAAATTAGTGAGAGATAATTGCcggtaaaataattaataataaattttataatttatcataaaaaaatacattaagtaataaatttaatattttatcattaatagTATTTATATTGACACGTTATgtatgataataaaattaaaataaattttataatacaattTATGCTATAAAAGTTTGGtaaaaatttatctttaaatattttttaatgacgaTTATTATAATTCAtcatttgaataatttttttatgataatatcATGCATGCcacaataaaattttcttctattataacttttttcataataaaataattaatatatcttGTCAACAAAGAATTTGGCACTAAAATTATAGAGaaatataatatcaaatatataatgtgataaatatttataacttaTTATCAAATATACATATTAGGTGACAAATCTAACAATTTGTCATTAATGATGTTCATGCTACCACATTATATGTtgtcataaaattaaaatatttcatcacattaaaatatttcatcacAATAAAATCTCTATTGtaaaatattgataaaaatttatatttaaaattttcattatgataattattataattcgtCATGGAATAATTTTCGTAATAATACCATGTACGTTAcaatcaatttttcttttattacgaatttttttgtaataaaataaattcttttatcaataaaaaatttggtGTCAAAATTTTGGaggaaaatataatattaagtaTATAATGTgacaaatatttataatttgtcatcaaatatatatatagaacatgacaaatctaatattttatcactaatttatcataaaagtaaaatattttatcacaaTACAATTTCTACTCTAaaagattgataaaaatttaattttaatatttttcatgaaaattattataactCGTTATTGAATAATTTTTGCGTGATAATACCATATACATCacaataaatttttcttttattacaatttttttcataataaaataaattatattgtcAACAAATAATTTCACACTAAAATTTTGGAAGAAAATATAATATCAAACATATAATGTGACAAATATTTCATTGAATATACATAGTAGGCgacaaatataatattttatcactAATAGTATTCATATTACCACATTATATATtgtcataaaataaaaatactttgtTACAATATAATATCTACTATAAAAGATCGATAAAAATTTatcttcaaatttttttatgataattattataatttgtcTTGGAATAATTTTTTTCGTGACAATACCATAtgtcataataaaattttcttttattacaaTCTTTTCGTAATAAAATGAACTTTTTTTGTCAaaaaataacataaacatataatgtgataaatatttataatttgttaTCAAATGTATATATTAGATGATGAATATAATATATTGTAATGATACAATTATATATTGTCACTACAAGTTATTTTCAATGATAACTAATAATTTTCATCATATTATGTGACTTTCTAAtgacaaaatttatattttaaaaagttaattcaTTACAAAATTTCAAGTTTTTTATAGTGCATGAAATAATGGTGCCAAACACTTCAATGAAAAAAAGTCAATTCAAAGACAATACTAGTTGAAGATTGAGCCAAACTCTTTGATAGAGTCCATCAAATTAAAGAGAATATTTTGCTAGAGAATTTACTACTTACTAGAGGAGTTTAAGAAGTCaaaaatcatatttataattttgtttattctatttaattatTGAGTCTCttagtaaaaattaatattttgaataATATCTTTTAGATTTTGCTTATATTTCCATCACAAAGTTGATTTTGTAATttgtattttttctaaaataaaaaagtctCAAAACTCAATAACCAAtgaatctaattaaatttaattgaattattcagtttaattcaatttaatttttacatttatttaattcaatttgattttatttgcaTTTTTAGTAAGTtatgtttatttaaatttttagttttattaattgaatcaaattgaatataCTAATGTGACTCTTACTATATTGTTGTTTGATTTTATAAACctatttataataatactaaTTTATAGATTATTAcaaacactacaaaaaaacagggtatcagtgacggatttttccgtcgctgaaagtaaaaaatccgtcgctgaaactttcagcgacggatttgcgacggactcaagtccgtcgcttaaagtcatgtcgctaattttttccgacggattacaagtccgtcggaaatattagcgacggatttccgacggcTTTTCCAACGGAAAATTCAGTCGGAAAAATTTAGCGACGAAAAAAGTTTGTCGCTAAATCCGTCAGAAATTCCAATTTATCCGATGAacattccgtcgctaatccgtcggaaataattaacgtcggaaatccgtcggaaatattaacgtattttaaaaaattttctcacaaatccgtcgctaatctgttaaaattcgatcacaaaaaataattccctgtttttatttacatattccctgtataatcaaataatttataattaagaatcatattgaatataaattaaatatcattcataataattataagtaatgttcataatactcaataatattcaaaatatttaaaataaatccataatatttaacaatgttcataaaatttaaaataaattcataatacttaacaatcatcataaaatttaaaataaattaattatacttaacaatgttcataaaactaaaaactaatctatgaatttgttgaaccATCTGATAGAAAAGTACAATCTGCAGTTGGATTATGCGGTGAAGATctttttttgttcttcaatgatttcatctgatcttttatttgcttttctatctgcactcgcatttgctcttgcatttgctCCATGTCTTGTTTCATTTTGACCCGGTTTTGCTCTAATATTTGTTCAACCTCCTCTAAAGAAAACATAGTTTGAGAAGATCCTCCAGGATGAGCTGATGTGCATGAGAAAGAGGTAGTTGGAGTTCCAGATTTTGCAATATCAGAAGATCCAAAACCATAAACCCTCCCTTTACTACTTCCAGAAATTTCCATCCACTTATTCAAATCAAAAGCAGACTGACTATCACAATTGTCATTCAGATTTTCAGCAATGGCAGTCAAATAAGCTCcctaagtaaaaaaagaaaacataatcaacatttcatgcaccatacacaactaatgataacataacaaatagaaaaataatgtgataaCGATAAATAAGCAAAAACTAACTTACATCAACTCGTTGTgattttccatcaatgaaaacaccttgactccccttttttgtgtgagtggcacgaaatagttcaagttgagttggttgCCTACCTAACTTCTTTGCctacaaaaaagaaataatcacaCAACACAAGATGCACCACAACACAATATGCACGAATAATATCTAGGCATTTATATAAAAACagaattgtataaataaaagtaaggaATAAAAAAGTTATATCAATCTATTCTCATGAACCTCCAGTTTTATTGAACCACAAGAGTGTTTCGTAATAGTCCCATCTTTTTCTACGTTTCTATTTGCTTTACCAGCTTCTGATTTCTTTCTCCACTCTAGTGTACTCCAATATGCAACAAGTGCATTCCATATCTCTGCCTCCATCCAATCTGGTCCTAAATTATATAGATAAGCAACATTTGTCTTCTTGTGCTTACGCAACAATTCACTCCTAACTCTATTAAGAATGTCTCGCAGTCTTTCTTTTCCTACCTTTTCCTAAGCAGTTCGAATCATATCTTCTTCACTCTCATCCCATACATATCGACTCTACAAACAACAATTAGtgttatgtaaatttaaaaaacttaaaatgcatattagaaattttagaatataagttGTATTTACCCGAAAAAGTCCGAAGAGCTCGTCTTTTGTCTTTAAAGGTATTTCTGACCAAGTTTTCTATGGAGCAGTGTAGCGCATCTTAATGTCATTACTGATTGATCTAGTAACTGTGGAATCTAAAAAGCtacaatatttttatacataattagtagttgtaagtaataatacatattaaatcaaTAGCAAAAAGTTGTATATGACTTACACATTTCCTTTCAATCTGATCAATTGCCGATCAGACGGGTTTGATGGGATAGGATGTCCCAAGTTCGGACCTCTAGTTCgaactgatgatgatgatgatgcgtTTGCTTGTCCCCCTAATGCTGCTGGAGTGTGCTCCAGTGTTTCCTCTTGCATCTGTACTGGCTCATCTGTTTCATTCGTAGAGAGCTGCTGGCTATGTCCTCTACCTCTAGATGATACTGCTCTTCGaggcatctgaaaaaataattgtccatTAGTTTCAATTAACAATAAAGACAACCAATATATAAGTATTTATGAATAacctaaaattatataaaataaaatttttaattcattttaaaattcagttaGCAATGGATTCCTAGTAACTATTTGATAGCAGATATCTTGTAACTacttaaacttttatttaacTGGAAGTTTTATATCCACATGATAAATTATTAGTCATAgagtttaatattatatggaTAACTAAGaaattcatttattcaattagGGGTGCAATCAGTCGGTTtagttcaaaatcgaatcgtattaaaaaaattgaaaatcaaactataaattttttaataggaTGCTCAAACAAACCACTTATCTCAAAATGAAATCACAAAGTATTTGAGAGACAAAATTGAAATCTCTAAATGAAGCAACATTTACATTAATCATTATATCAAATAATACAATGACAGCTGGACATAAATAAAAGAACTGTGTGTGATGGACATAAATAAATGGTTGAATATTTTGTATTAGTtgctattaatttattaaacatttaaattagaattataacatatttaacacttaaatttataaaaattataataattaaacgtAAATTAGTTATACTaaactattaataatttattcaaaaaactaaaaataaattatattctaaatttcattaaatatactgtgaattttaataagttaataaagttaattagataaatataacaataaaatttcaaatatatttaataataagttaaattatttttatttttttatagatatcaataatataattaatttatatttaattattataattttttaaaattataacataTTATAAAATGCCAAATGGAGAGCCACCACTTTCGAATCGTGTTGGCTCGAATTAACCTTAAGGATTGAATCAAACTCAGACCAAAAAAACAAAATCCCAAATCAGTGAAGGTCGGAGCTCAATTGGAATTGGAGTTTTATGAGCAATGAGTTTGGACAAATTTATCTCTTTACGGCTTAAACTTCTTTCAAATCTAAAACAATTGTTTTGTAAGATTTAGTAATAATTATGTAATCTCAAGTTGTTGGATCATCATGGTTGAAAAATGAACAAGAAGCACCACACGTGCTCACCACACTTTTAGCTTTTACAcatggagaaaagaaaaaaaaaaaacaaaaattcatttcttctagagtcAGCACACATCTTAACATCCCATTTCTCATTAATTTCAGCCAAAATTTGCACAGAAAATCTATatctatatctatatatatacctAGTTGAGATAAAAGCCTGGCACATATCTTCTACAGAAAAATGGCTCCAAGTAAGTTTTTTACTTGGAAATTTTTGCTTCCTGCATGTTTCAAGACTGAGAACCCATTTCCAGAGCCTAAGATTCAAGCTTCTAATCAAATTACTTCCCAGAGATTATCTCTGTCAGATTTAAGCAACCCTGGTTCACCACTATCTGTCAGTGATCTATCAAATTCAATCTTTAACCTCCATGTTTTCACACTCAAGGAACTACAAATGGTAACCCATcaattagttaatttatttttagttatttaacaTAACCAATAAAAtcctgttatttttttaaataaattcaaatctgttaatttatttaaaaataatttcattacaTCATTCACTCATCACAGCACACACACACACTTACCTGGAGTGGCGACGATCGGCAGCTGCAGCAGCGGCGA
Coding sequences within it:
- the LOC122721487 gene encoding uncharacterized protein LOC122721487, with amino-acid sequence MEAEIWNALVAYWSTLEWRKKSEAGKANRNVEKDGTITKHSCGSIKLEVHENRLAKKLGRQPTQLELFRATHTKKGSQGVFIDGKSQRVDGAYLTAIAENLNDNCDSQSAFDLNKWMEISGSSKGRVYGFGSSDIAKSGTPTTSFSCTSAHPGGSSQTMFSLEEVEQILEQNRVKMKQDMEQMQEQMRVQIEKQIKDQMKSLKNKKRSSPHNPTADCTFLSDGSTNS